One genomic region from Amycolatopsis sp. FBCC-B4732 encodes:
- a CDS encoding ATP-binding protein produces MTVEEEMSRAVEELSTRVAAAAELTLDLSPRPLPRRVRSAVAECVGFGQPRDVRLGALLLVVDELVGNAYRHTGRPSLLRVTREQRGLLVEVSDEDPAIERVAAGGGHGLRLIDELSHGWGVRATASGKVVWALVPVHLLR; encoded by the coding sequence ATGACCGTCGAAGAAGAAATGAGCCGGGCCGTCGAGGAGCTCAGCACGCGGGTCGCCGCCGCCGCGGAGCTGACGCTCGACCTTTCCCCGCGGCCACTGCCGCGCCGGGTGCGGTCGGCCGTCGCCGAGTGCGTGGGGTTCGGGCAGCCGCGGGACGTACGGCTGGGGGCGCTGCTCCTGGTCGTCGACGAACTCGTCGGCAACGCCTACCGCCACACCGGGCGGCCGTCCCTCCTGCGGGTCACCCGCGAACAGCGTGGCCTGCTGGTCGAGGTGTCCGACGAGGACCCGGCGATCGAGCGGGTCGCCGCCGGCGGCGGGCACGGGCTGCGGCTGATCGACGAGCTCTCCCACGGCTGGGGCGTGCGCGCCACGGCGTCCGGGAAGGTCGTCTGGGCGCTGGTGCCCGTCCACCTCCTCCGCTGA
- a CDS encoding prolyl oligopeptidase family serine peptidase, with protein sequence MTELTAETVVDRQVPRTPQLSPDGRWVVYAVDGGLWLVPVDGGAEPREFATGREPRWAADSATVFFLSDRDEEGKAQLYRAGTDGDAERLTDWATGVSGCVPVPDAAAVVVLAPGEDDRQADPRVRQVTAGPGARTPAGGGAGSSEDPVAAAHQPPVARPRWDTVARPDRLWLLDPGTETPRPLADLGRRHVVEAAARPDGRTLAVLTWSVADREPGVFEPGLHLVDLRTGAVEDLPAPALEATGLTWWRDETGWRLVYLGLTPPGLVGGHAVFDADGRNLTAGLDGCPTELAAAGDGPPLVLVAEGLDTTIRRLPDFAEIANARGSLVGLTANGAGEVALVASTAAEPDAVHAGPAAGPLVRLTTALKGDWAPRERLAYRAEDGLELDGLLLLPPGTTRSDGPFPLVTLIHGGPHDRYAAGFHLGWYPSGQWLAAAGFAVFQPNGRGGLGHGDAFARSVAGDVGGAEFTDVLTGIDLLVEAGVADEDRLGIGGWSHGGFVAAWAVTQTDRFKAAVVGAGVIDWPLLAATGEHTRFEAALGGRANSPITHAHRIRTPVLILHGENDPNVPLSQAELLHRALHDREHELVVYPREGHSIRERDHRIDVLNRTRAWFSHLLA encoded by the coding sequence GTGACTGAACTGACGGCGGAGACCGTGGTCGACCGGCAGGTGCCACGCACCCCGCAGCTGTCCCCGGACGGCCGGTGGGTCGTCTACGCGGTGGACGGGGGTTTGTGGCTCGTCCCGGTGGACGGCGGTGCCGAGCCGCGGGAGTTCGCGACGGGCCGCGAGCCGCGGTGGGCGGCGGACTCGGCGACGGTCTTCTTCCTGTCGGACCGGGACGAAGAGGGGAAGGCGCAGCTGTACCGCGCCGGGACCGACGGCGACGCGGAGCGGCTGACGGACTGGGCCACGGGCGTGAGCGGGTGCGTTCCGGTGCCGGACGCGGCGGCGGTCGTGGTGCTGGCGCCGGGGGAGGACGACCGGCAAGCCGATCCGCGGGTTCGCCAGGTCACGGCGGGCCCGGGCGCGCGCACGCCCGCCGGAGGTGGTGCGGGGTCGAGCGAGGACCCGGTGGCGGCCGCTCACCAGCCACCGGTGGCCAGGCCGCGCTGGGACACGGTGGCCCGGCCGGACCGCCTGTGGCTGCTCGACCCGGGCACCGAGACCCCGCGGCCACTCGCGGACCTCGGCCGCCGGCACGTCGTCGAAGCCGCCGCCCGGCCGGACGGGCGCACCCTCGCCGTCCTCACCTGGTCCGTCGCCGACCGCGAACCCGGGGTTTTCGAACCCGGCCTGCACCTCGTCGACCTCCGCACCGGCGCCGTCGAAGACCTGCCCGCCCCGGCGCTCGAAGCGACCGGCCTCACCTGGTGGCGAGACGAAACCGGCTGGCGGCTGGTCTACCTCGGTCTCACCCCACCCGGCCTCGTCGGGGGCCATGCCGTCTTCGACGCCGACGGCCGCAACCTCACCGCCGGCCTGGACGGCTGCCCCACCGAACTCGCAGCAGCCGGGGATGGGCCGCCGCTCGTCCTGGTCGCCGAGGGGCTCGACACCACGATCCGGCGGCTCCCGGACTTCGCCGAAATCGCCAACGCCCGGGGCTCGCTCGTCGGCCTGACCGCGAACGGGGCCGGCGAGGTCGCGCTCGTCGCGAGCACCGCGGCCGAACCCGACGCCGTGCACGCCGGGCCGGCCGCGGGGCCGCTCGTCCGCCTGACCACCGCCCTGAAGGGGGACTGGGCCCCGCGGGAACGCCTCGCCTACCGGGCCGAAGACGGCCTGGAACTCGACGGCCTGCTCCTCCTCCCGCCCGGAACCACCCGCTCGGACGGCCCGTTCCCGCTCGTCACCCTGATCCACGGCGGCCCGCACGACCGCTACGCCGCCGGCTTCCACCTCGGCTGGTACCCCTCCGGCCAATGGCTCGCGGCCGCCGGCTTCGCGGTCTTCCAGCCCAACGGCCGCGGTGGGCTCGGGCACGGGGACGCCTTCGCCCGCAGCGTCGCCGGCGACGTCGGCGGGGCGGAGTTCACCGACGTCCTCACCGGCATCGACCTCCTCGTCGAAGCGGGCGTCGCCGACGAGGACCGGCTCGGGATCGGGGGCTGGAGCCACGGCGGGTTCGTGGCGGCCTGGGCCGTCACGCAGACCGACCGCTTCAAGGCCGCCGTGGTCGGCGCGGGCGTGATCGACTGGCCGCTGCTGGCCGCCACCGGCGAGCACACCCGGTTCGAGGCCGCGCTCGGCGGGCGGGCGAACAGCCCGATCACCCACGCCCACCGGATCCGCACGCCGGTGCTGATCCTGCACGGCGAGAACGACCCGAACGTGCCGCTCTCCCAGGCCGAACTCCTGCACCGCGCGCTGCACGACCGGGAACACGAGTTGGTCGTCTACCCGCGGGAAGGCCACTCGATCCGCGAACGCGACCACCGGATCGACGTCCTGAACCGCACCCGCGCGTGGTTCTCACACCTGCTCGCCTAG